The Mycobacterium paragordonae genome includes a region encoding these proteins:
- a CDS encoding trypsin-like peptidase domain-containing protein, producing the protein MTLCRAMLAAAALVVSVSWPATAVADGGRPQANAEQIAAARIRPAVMFLGVEAYGMVKLPDGKTLSFFGEGSNAPFVTTWNCTGFVVNPDGWVATAGHCADPDTAKEQILKRAVSEYQAQYPDAPVSQDPLATLEWLAKNARVEGTVPGTGPQLNLTLIYGTGTKIAEKMPASVVDFKPLGKGDVALLKVDKHNLPSSELTTDSAVSIGTPVLTVGYAEPTARLTGRSLDPTNKSGKVSKKSNVKSSPVYEIDAAVAEGMSGGPTVDLSGKVIGVNSFGPAGEPQPFNFIAPSDTLATMMAAKAVKGTLGPADQAYRRGLSHYHEGRYSDAITDFDLALTLSPDYPGAADLKTSAANLRQQYGDVSVFERSNLLWYIAAGALLVLLVGGWVTLLVVRNRRQRRAETETETETEAAEAAEPVPDDDDSAGTVRSLGLVPPAGPDEPHFCANCGAQHHHTEKFCPNCGKKISLGASA; encoded by the coding sequence GTGACCCTATGCCGAGCAATGCTCGCCGCAGCCGCGCTCGTCGTTTCGGTGTCGTGGCCCGCCACTGCGGTGGCCGACGGTGGCCGACCGCAGGCCAACGCTGAACAGATTGCGGCGGCGCGGATACGGCCGGCCGTCATGTTCCTCGGTGTCGAGGCATACGGCATGGTCAAGTTGCCCGACGGGAAGACGCTGTCGTTCTTCGGCGAAGGGTCCAACGCCCCATTCGTCACCACCTGGAACTGCACCGGATTCGTCGTCAACCCCGACGGCTGGGTCGCCACCGCCGGGCACTGCGCCGACCCGGACACGGCGAAGGAGCAGATACTCAAACGGGCCGTCAGCGAGTACCAGGCCCAATATCCGGACGCTCCGGTCAGTCAGGACCCGCTGGCGACGCTGGAGTGGCTGGCGAAGAACGCGCGGGTGGAGGGAACCGTGCCGGGCACCGGGCCGCAGTTGAACCTGACGCTGATCTACGGCACCGGGACGAAGATCGCGGAGAAGATGCCCGCCTCCGTCGTGGACTTCAAGCCACTCGGCAAAGGTGACGTGGCTCTGCTGAAGGTCGACAAACACAATCTGCCGTCGTCCGAACTCACCACCGACTCCGCGGTCAGCATCGGCACACCCGTGCTGACGGTCGGTTACGCCGAACCCACCGCACGGCTGACCGGCCGCTCGCTCGACCCGACCAACAAGAGCGGCAAGGTGAGCAAGAAGTCGAACGTGAAATCGAGCCCGGTCTACGAGATCGACGCCGCCGTCGCCGAAGGAATGAGCGGCGGCCCGACCGTGGATCTCAGCGGAAAGGTGATCGGCGTCAACAGCTTCGGCCCCGCCGGCGAACCGCAGCCGTTCAACTTCATCGCGCCCTCGGACACACTCGCGACGATGATGGCGGCCAAGGCCGTCAAGGGCACGCTCGGGCCCGCCGACCAGGCCTACCGCCGCGGACTCAGCCACTACCACGAGGGCCGCTACAGCGATGCGATCACCGACTTCGACCTGGCCTTGACGCTGTCGCCCGATTACCCCGGCGCCGCCGACCTCAAGACCAGCGCGGCCAATCTTCGCCAGCAGTACGGTGACGTCTCGGTGTTCGAGCGGTCAAACCTGTTGTGGTACATCGCCGCTGGTGCCTTGCTGGTGCTGCTTGTCGGCGGCTGGGTGACTCTCCTGGTGGTCCGGAACCGCCGGCAGCGTCGTGCGGAAACCGAAACCGAAACCGAAACCGAAGCCGCCGAAGCAGCCGAGCCGGTGCCGGACGACGATGATTCGGCCGGCACCGTGCGATCTCTGGGACTCGTGCCGCCCGCCGGACCCGACGAACCGCACTTCTGCGCCAACTGCGGCGCGCAACATCACCACACCGAGAAGTTCTGCCCGAACTGCGGCAAGAAGATCTCGCTCGGGGCCTCCGCTTAG
- a CDS encoding YajQ family cyclic di-GMP-binding protein, which produces MADSSFDIVSKIDRQEVDNALNQAAKELSTRFDFRGTDTKIAWKGEEGIELTSSTEERVKAALDVFKEKLIRRDISLKSFEAGEPQASGKTYKLSGTLKQGISSENAKKITKLIRDDGPKTVKTQIQGDEVRVTSKKRDDLQAVISMLKQADLDVALQFVNYR; this is translated from the coding sequence ATGGCGGACTCATCGTTCGACATCGTCAGCAAGATCGACCGGCAGGAAGTCGACAACGCGCTCAACCAGGCCGCCAAGGAACTGTCCACGCGCTTCGACTTCCGCGGCACCGACACCAAGATCGCGTGGAAAGGCGAGGAAGGCATCGAGCTGACCTCGTCGACCGAAGAGCGGGTCAAGGCCGCGCTCGACGTCTTCAAGGAGAAACTGATCCGGCGCGACATCTCGCTGAAGTCTTTCGAGGCCGGCGAACCGCAGGCCTCCGGCAAGACCTACAAGCTGAGCGGCACCCTCAAGCAGGGCATCAGCAGCGAGAACGCCAAGAAGATCACCAAGCTGATCCGCGACGACGGGCCCAAGACCGTCAAGACGCAGATCCAGGGCGACGAGGTCCGCGTGACCAGCAAGAAGCGTGACGACCTGCAGGCCGTCATCTCGATGCTCAAGCAGGCCGACCTCGACGTGGCGCTGCAGTTCGTGAACTACCGGTGA
- a CDS encoding YihY/virulence factor BrkB family protein gives MVGWLDRLQQRNRTVGVAIAVIYKYLDDQGGYLAALITYYAFVSLFPLLLLLTTGLGVLLAGRPDLQAQVLQSTLSQFPVIGSQLHQPEGLSGGAGAVAVGVFGALYGGLGVGQALQNAMDSVWAVPRHERPDPIRSRVRSFLLLLVLGSAAVATTLLSAIAHATSTLGPFGRIGVALVAVAINAGICLVAFRVTTARELTYRQVLPGAIAAAIVWQILQWFGAGYIGHVVKSSSATNSVFALVLGMLAFLFLVSSTLVLCAEINVVLVEGLHPRSLLTPFTDDADLTPADRKTYTRKAKAERVKRFQRVSVRFNDSDRKPTGVS, from the coding sequence ATGGTCGGCTGGCTGGACAGATTGCAGCAACGCAATCGGACGGTGGGCGTCGCCATCGCGGTCATCTACAAGTACCTCGACGATCAGGGCGGCTATCTGGCCGCGCTGATCACGTACTACGCCTTCGTTTCGCTGTTCCCCCTGTTGCTGCTGTTGACCACCGGTCTCGGGGTGCTGCTGGCCGGCAGACCCGACCTACAGGCGCAGGTGCTGCAGAGCACGTTGAGCCAATTCCCGGTCATCGGCAGCCAGTTGCATCAGCCGGAAGGACTCAGCGGCGGTGCGGGCGCGGTCGCGGTCGGAGTATTCGGCGCACTGTACGGCGGTCTGGGCGTGGGGCAGGCGCTGCAGAATGCGATGGATTCGGTCTGGGCGGTGCCGCGGCACGAGCGTCCGGATCCGATCCGGTCCCGGGTGCGCAGTTTCCTGCTGTTACTGGTGCTCGGCTCGGCGGCCGTCGCCACCACCCTGCTGTCGGCGATCGCGCACGCGACAAGCACATTGGGCCCGTTCGGCCGAATCGGCGTCGCTCTTGTCGCGGTCGCCATCAACGCGGGCATCTGCCTAGTGGCCTTCCGGGTGACCACCGCCCGCGAACTCACCTACCGGCAGGTGTTGCCGGGAGCGATTGCGGCGGCCATCGTCTGGCAGATTCTGCAGTGGTTCGGCGCCGGATACATCGGCCATGTGGTGAAGTCCTCCAGCGCAACCAACAGCGTGTTCGCACTGGTGCTGGGAATGCTGGCGTTTCTGTTCCTGGTGTCGTCGACGCTGGTGTTGTGCGCCGAGATCAACGTCGTGTTGGTCGAAGGGCTGCACCCGCGGTCGTTGCTCACCCCGTTCACCGACGACGCGGATCTGACGCCGGCCGACCGCAAGACCTACACCAGAAAAGCCAAAGCCGAACGCGTCAAACGCTTTCAGCGCGTCAGCGTGCGGTTCAACGATTCCGACCGCAAGCCCACTGGCGTATCCTGA
- a CDS encoding LLM class F420-dependent oxidoreductase, which translates to MDFRAFVEPQQGATYADQLAVARAAEDLGFDAFFRSDHYLAMSGDGGPGPTDSWVTLGAIARETSRIRLGTLVTSATFRYPGPLAIAVAQVDEMSGGRVEFGLGSGWFEAEHQAYGIPFPSVRERFDRLSEQLAVITGLWTTPAGETFDFAGEHYPIAGSPGLPKPVQNPHPPIVIGGTGAKRTPALAAKYAAEFNVPFATIDVVRQQFQRVGDAVAAAGRATDSIVYSSAFVLCAGRDEAEVSRRASVIGREVDEMRSNSPLVGTPGEIVDKLGPWGELGVRRVYAQLLDMSDLAHLELLANDVMPQLR; encoded by the coding sequence ATGGACTTCCGTGCTTTTGTCGAGCCGCAGCAAGGTGCCACTTACGCCGACCAGTTGGCCGTCGCGCGAGCCGCCGAGGATCTCGGCTTCGACGCGTTCTTCCGCTCGGATCATTATCTGGCCATGAGCGGTGACGGCGGGCCGGGGCCGACCGACTCGTGGGTGACTTTGGGCGCCATCGCCCGCGAGACGTCGCGCATCCGGTTGGGCACCCTGGTGACGTCGGCGACGTTCCGTTACCCGGGGCCGCTGGCGATCGCGGTGGCACAGGTGGACGAAATGAGCGGCGGCCGTGTCGAATTCGGCCTGGGCAGCGGCTGGTTCGAAGCAGAGCATCAGGCGTACGGGATACCGTTTCCGTCGGTGCGCGAACGCTTCGACCGGCTCTCCGAGCAACTCGCCGTCATTACCGGGCTGTGGACCACGCCAGCGGGTGAGACGTTCGACTTCGCCGGTGAGCATTACCCGATCGCCGGCTCGCCGGGCCTGCCCAAGCCGGTGCAGAACCCGCACCCGCCGATCGTCATCGGCGGCACCGGGGCGAAAAGGACGCCGGCGCTGGCGGCAAAGTATGCGGCCGAATTCAATGTGCCCTTCGCGACGATCGACGTGGTGCGTCAACAGTTCCAGCGGGTGGGCGACGCCGTTGCGGCGGCCGGCCGTGCCACCGATTCGATCGTGTACTCGAGCGCTTTCGTGTTGTGCGCCGGCCGCGACGAGGCGGAGGTGTCCCGTCGCGCATCGGTGATCGGCCGGGAGGTCGACGAGATGCGCTCCAACAGTCCACTGGTCGGCACGCCGGGTGAGATCGTCGACAAGCTGGGTCCGTGGGGCGAGTTGGGGGTGCGGCGGGTGTACGCGCAGCTGCTCGACATGTCCGACCTGGCGCATCTGGAGCTGTTGGCCAATGACGTGATGCCGCAGCTGCGGTAG
- a CDS encoding flavin-containing monooxygenase, translating into MIREETDYVDVLIVGAGISGLGAAYRILQRNPGLSYTILERRERIGGTWDLFRYPGVRSDSSIFTLSFPFEPWTREEGVADGEHIREYLTAMARKYGIDKHIQFRSHVRGADWDSATDTWTVSFERDGVTQQCRSRFVFFGSGYYDYDAGYTPDFPGIEQFGGTVVHPQHWPEDLDYTGKNVVVIGSGATAVTLIPAMAEKAGKVVMLQRSPTYLISSSKYSKVAWLSRKLLPRRLAHLTIRFYNALMEGVLWFLSRKTPPLIKWLLRRKAVQNLPAGYDVDTHFKPRYNPWDQRLCLIPDADLYQVVADGRAEVVTDHIDHFDATGIALKSGRHLDADVIVTATGLQLQALGGAAISIDGVDINPRDRFVYKAHMLEDVPNLFWCVGYTNASWTLRADMTARATAKLLAYMAEHGYTHASPHLGDQAMTEKPAWDIQAGYVKRALHALPKSGTKRPWNVRQNYFADAIDYRFDRIDEAMEFGRAADRAALAG; encoded by the coding sequence GTGATTCGCGAAGAGACGGACTATGTCGACGTCCTCATCGTCGGCGCCGGCATCTCCGGCCTGGGGGCCGCCTACCGCATCCTGCAGCGCAACCCGGGGCTCAGCTACACCATCCTGGAGCGCCGCGAGCGCATCGGCGGCACCTGGGACCTGTTCCGGTACCCGGGCGTGCGCTCGGACAGCAGCATCTTCACGCTCAGCTTCCCGTTCGAGCCGTGGACCCGCGAGGAAGGCGTCGCCGACGGCGAACACATCCGCGAGTACCTGACCGCCATGGCCCGCAAGTACGGCATCGACAAGCACATCCAGTTCCGCAGCCACGTCCGCGGCGCCGACTGGGATTCGGCCACCGACACCTGGACGGTCAGCTTCGAGCGGGACGGCGTCACCCAGCAGTGCCGCAGCAGGTTCGTGTTCTTCGGCAGCGGCTACTACGACTACGACGCGGGCTACACCCCCGACTTCCCCGGCATCGAGCAATTCGGCGGCACCGTCGTGCACCCGCAGCACTGGCCGGAGGACCTGGACTACACCGGCAAGAACGTGGTGGTGATCGGCAGCGGCGCCACCGCGGTGACGCTGATTCCCGCGATGGCCGAAAAGGCCGGCAAGGTGGTCATGCTGCAGCGTTCGCCCACGTACCTGATCTCGTCGTCCAAGTACAGCAAGGTCGCCTGGCTGAGCCGAAAGCTGCTGCCCCGCAGGCTTGCTCACCTGACCATCCGGTTCTACAACGCGCTGATGGAGGGCGTGCTGTGGTTCCTGTCGCGCAAGACGCCGCCGCTGATCAAGTGGCTGCTGCGGCGCAAGGCGGTGCAGAACCTGCCGGCCGGATATGACGTCGACACCCACTTCAAGCCCCGCTACAACCCGTGGGACCAGCGGCTGTGTTTGATCCCGGACGCCGACCTGTACCAGGTCGTGGCCGACGGTCGCGCCGAGGTGGTCACCGATCACATCGACCATTTCGACGCGACCGGCATCGCCCTGAAATCCGGGCGGCATCTGGACGCCGACGTCATCGTCACCGCCACCGGCCTGCAATTGCAGGCCCTCGGCGGCGCCGCGATCAGCATCGACGGCGTCGATATCAACCCCCGGGACCGCTTCGTCTATAAGGCGCACATGCTCGAGGACGTGCCCAACCTGTTCTGGTGCGTCGGCTATACGAACGCCTCGTGGACCTTGCGGGCGGACATGACCGCGCGGGCGACCGCCAAGCTGCTGGCCTACATGGCCGAGCACGGCTACACCCACGCCAGCCCGCACCTGGGCGACCAGGCGATGACGGAGAAACCGGCGTGGGACATCCAGGCGGGTTACGTCAAGCGGGCGCTGCACGCGCTGCCCAAGTCGGGCACCAAACGCCCCTGGAACGTGCGGCAGAACTATTTCGCCGACGCGATCGACTACCGGTTCGACCGGATCGACGAGGCCATGGAGTTCGGCCGGGCCGCCGACCGCGCCGCGCTGGCCGGCTGA
- a CDS encoding catalase yields the protein MPPRRQPDQTAPKRTSPTGNTNGEAGDFDVRAQGGKYLTTAQGLRLPDTDHSLKAGNRGPSLLEDFHLREKITHFDHERIPERVVHARGAAAHGIFESYGTAASVTRAGFLARKGKKTEVFCRFSTVLGSRGSADTVRDTRGFAVKFYTDEGNFDLVGNNIPVFFIQDGIKFPDVVHAAKPHPDREIPQAQSAHDTFWDFVSLHTEATHHVLWNMSDRGIPRSFRTMEGFGVHTFRLVNKKGKTSLVKFHWKPVAGVHSQVWEEAQITAGVDPDFHRRDMADGIEAGAPLEYELGIQVMPDDGTDSFQGIDLLDPTKLVPEEMVPVQLIGKLTLNGNPTNFFAETEQVAFHLGNLVPGIEPTNDPLLQARLFSYLDTQLTRLGGPNFTQLPINRPHCPVNDMLRDGMHQTAIHTGQAPYRPNSIDDGEPLVANADEGGYVQTPRQVQGPTVRENPSSFEDHFTQPAMFYRSLSAVEQAHIIEAFTFELGKCYEQSIKERQLEVLANVDADLCKQVAIGLGLPAPKGNPPKDVLLSPVLSQVVETPGPIDGRKIGIIAGADSDLGGVSKLVDAVLGLNATPLVTAPVGGVLKSGRRSVIVERTLLTTRSIEFDAVVVAAGTKPTNDLKLVLLLQEAFRHCKPIAAWGDGTAALTAAGIPLDAPGVLVADKMDRKFTAALAKAVGLHRVWERAVDVMASEVAPAR from the coding sequence ATGCCACCGCGCCGCCAGCCCGACCAGACCGCCCCCAAGCGAACGAGCCCGACCGGCAACACCAACGGTGAGGCCGGAGATTTCGACGTCCGCGCCCAGGGCGGCAAGTATCTGACCACCGCTCAGGGCCTGCGCCTTCCCGACACCGACCACTCGCTGAAAGCCGGCAATCGCGGACCCAGCCTGCTCGAGGATTTCCACCTGCGCGAGAAGATCACCCACTTCGACCATGAGCGCATCCCCGAGCGGGTCGTGCATGCCCGCGGTGCGGCCGCGCACGGGATCTTCGAGTCCTACGGCACCGCGGCGTCGGTCACCAGGGCCGGGTTCCTCGCCCGCAAGGGTAAGAAAACCGAGGTGTTCTGCCGATTCTCGACGGTGCTGGGCTCCCGGGGATCTGCCGACACCGTCCGCGACACCAGAGGATTCGCGGTCAAGTTCTACACCGACGAGGGCAATTTCGACTTGGTGGGCAACAACATTCCGGTGTTCTTCATCCAGGACGGCATCAAGTTCCCCGACGTCGTCCATGCGGCGAAGCCCCATCCCGACCGCGAGATCCCGCAGGCCCAATCCGCGCACGACACCTTCTGGGACTTCGTCTCGCTGCACACCGAAGCCACGCATCACGTGCTGTGGAACATGAGCGATCGCGGCATTCCGCGTTCCTTCCGCACGATGGAGGGATTCGGCGTCCACACCTTCCGGCTGGTGAACAAGAAGGGCAAGACGAGCCTGGTCAAGTTCCACTGGAAGCCGGTCGCCGGCGTGCATTCCCAGGTCTGGGAAGAAGCCCAGATCACCGCCGGTGTCGATCCCGACTTCCACCGCCGGGACATGGCCGATGGCATCGAAGCGGGCGCCCCACTCGAATACGAGCTCGGCATCCAGGTCATGCCGGACGACGGCACCGACAGCTTCCAGGGCATCGATCTGCTCGACCCGACCAAGCTGGTGCCCGAGGAGATGGTGCCGGTGCAGCTGATCGGCAAACTGACCCTCAACGGCAACCCGACCAATTTCTTCGCCGAAACCGAGCAGGTCGCGTTCCATCTCGGCAACCTGGTGCCGGGCATCGAACCGACCAACGACCCGCTGCTGCAGGCCCGATTGTTCTCCTATCTGGACACCCAGCTCACCCGGCTCGGTGGTCCCAACTTCACGCAGCTGCCGATCAACCGGCCGCATTGCCCGGTGAACGACATGCTGCGCGACGGCATGCACCAGACCGCGATTCACACCGGCCAGGCGCCGTACCGCCCCAACAGCATTGACGACGGGGAACCGTTGGTCGCCAATGCCGACGAAGGCGGGTACGTGCAGACACCGCGGCAGGTGCAGGGTCCGACGGTGCGGGAAAACCCGTCCTCGTTCGAAGACCACTTCACCCAGCCGGCCATGTTCTACCGGAGTCTGTCCGCCGTTGAGCAGGCGCACATCATCGAGGCTTTCACGTTCGAACTCGGCAAGTGCTACGAGCAGTCCATCAAGGAACGCCAACTCGAGGTCCTGGCCAACGTCGACGCCGATCTGTGCAAGCAGGTGGCCATCGGTCTCGGACTACCGGCTCCCAAGGGCAACCCGCCCAAAGACGTTCTGCTGTCCCCGGTTCTGTCTCAGGTGGTCGAGACCCCCGGCCCGATCGACGGCCGCAAGATCGGCATCATCGCGGGAGCGGACTCCGATCTGGGTGGCGTGTCCAAGCTCGTCGACGCCGTCCTCGGGCTTAACGCGACGCCGTTGGTGACCGCACCCGTCGGTGGCGTCCTGAAGTCCGGCCGGCGCAGCGTGATCGTCGAACGGACGCTGCTGACCACGCGGTCCATCGAGTTCGACGCGGTGGTGGTTGCCGCCGGAACGAAGCCCACCAACGATCTCAAGCTGGTTCTGTTGCTGCAGGAGGCCTTTCGGCACTGCAAGCCGATCGCCGCGTGGGGTGACGGGACGGCTGCGCTGACAGCCGCGGGCATCCCGTTGGACGCGCCGGGCGTGCTGGTCGCCGACAAGATGGACCGCAAGTTCACCGCCGCGCTCGCCAAAGCCGTCGGCCTGCACCGGGTGTGGGAGCGGGCCGTCGACGTGATGGCGTCCGAGGTCGCGCCGGCGCGCTGA
- a CDS encoding DUF4190 domain-containing protein, translated as MDIMTEYADRPENPCSTTGYPPLQCSDRTAPVTTPKNGTGTASFVVAVMALLADAVALALGTGWPIFGGAILGVVAVATGFVALKRVRRGEADKKSFAITGVVLGSLAIAAGFALAYLTFLVLMLMKWVETVV; from the coding sequence GTGGACATCATGACCGAATACGCGGATAGGCCTGAGAACCCCTGCAGCACAACGGGCTACCCGCCGCTGCAGTGCTCGGACCGCACCGCGCCGGTCACCACCCCGAAGAACGGCACCGGGACAGCTTCGTTCGTTGTCGCGGTTATGGCCCTGCTGGCAGACGCGGTGGCGTTGGCGCTGGGAACGGGCTGGCCGATATTCGGTGGGGCGATTCTCGGCGTCGTCGCGGTAGCGACCGGGTTCGTTGCCCTCAAGCGCGTCCGACGCGGCGAAGCCGACAAGAAATCATTCGCGATCACGGGCGTCGTGCTGGGAAGCCTCGCAATCGCCGCGGGCTTCGCATTGGCATACCTCACGTTTCTCGTTCTGATGCTGATGAAGTGGGTGGAGACGGTTGTCTAG
- a CDS encoding AMP-dependent synthetase/ligase: MTVSSVTTSNLASMFFERVGASARKEAFRRLSGDRWVSVTWQETADRVRELAAALLASGIEPEQRVAIMSGTRYEWILADLAVMCAGAATTTVYPSTHASDATYIVADSESRIVFAEDAAQVAKLADNRGELPDVQLVVVIDGDGDGEWVITFDEFTRRGAAHLQEQPKCVEEAAATVTSESLATLIYTSGTTGRPKGVRLAHRSWTSAAGFIRNEGLLGEDDLHVLWLPLAHSFGKVLLASQLACGFVSAVDGRVDKIVENMGVVKPTFMAAVPRIFEKAHARIVMTSQGAGGIKARLFDQAFRVGLDVSRRRRDGKPVPLPLRLQQQLFDRLVFSKVREVFGGRLRFFVSGSAPLNREIAEWFLAAGVLVLEGYGLTESAGAGFINRPDNYKLGTVGLPFDGTDVRIGDNGEIQLHGPLVMTGYHHLPDKTEEAMTKDGWLRTGDRGSLDSDGFLTITGRIKELFKTSGGKYVAPPAIEAKFMALCPYASQFIVFGEARNYCVALIALDGEALTKWAQEQGISETSFAELTRNAQVREMVDGYVSQLNSELNRWETIKKWELIDHELSVDTGELTPSLKLKRAVVEQNNKKVIDEFYV; the protein is encoded by the coding sequence ATGACAGTGTCGTCAGTAACCACGTCGAATCTGGCGTCGATGTTCTTCGAAAGGGTCGGCGCTTCTGCCCGTAAAGAGGCGTTCCGGCGCCTGAGCGGCGACCGTTGGGTGTCGGTCACCTGGCAGGAGACCGCCGACCGCGTGCGGGAACTGGCGGCGGCGTTGCTCGCGTCGGGCATCGAACCCGAACAGCGCGTCGCCATCATGTCGGGCACCCGGTACGAGTGGATCCTGGCCGACCTCGCCGTGATGTGCGCCGGTGCGGCGACGACGACCGTCTACCCCAGCACGCACGCCTCCGACGCCACCTACATCGTGGCCGACTCGGAGTCGCGGATCGTCTTCGCCGAGGACGCCGCGCAGGTCGCCAAACTCGCCGACAACCGCGGCGAGCTGCCGGACGTACAGCTGGTGGTGGTCATCGACGGGGACGGTGACGGCGAGTGGGTCATCACTTTCGACGAATTCACCCGCCGCGGCGCCGCTCACTTGCAGGAACAGCCGAAGTGCGTAGAGGAAGCCGCAGCCACGGTGACCAGCGAATCGCTCGCCACCCTGATCTACACGTCGGGAACCACCGGGCGGCCGAAGGGAGTGCGCCTGGCGCACCGGTCGTGGACGTCGGCGGCGGGGTTCATCCGCAACGAGGGACTCCTCGGCGAGGACGACCTGCACGTGCTGTGGCTGCCCCTGGCCCACTCTTTCGGCAAGGTGCTGCTCGCCAGCCAGCTCGCGTGCGGATTCGTCAGCGCGGTCGACGGACGTGTCGACAAGATCGTCGAGAACATGGGCGTCGTGAAACCGACGTTCATGGCCGCGGTGCCCCGCATCTTCGAGAAGGCGCACGCCCGGATCGTGATGACTAGCCAAGGTGCCGGTGGCATCAAAGCCCGGCTGTTCGATCAGGCGTTCCGGGTCGGGCTTGACGTATCTCGGCGCCGCCGCGACGGCAAGCCGGTCCCGCTGCCGCTCAGGTTGCAGCAGCAGCTGTTCGACCGCCTGGTGTTCAGCAAGGTGCGCGAGGTCTTCGGCGGGCGGCTGCGTTTCTTCGTCTCCGGCTCGGCGCCGCTCAACCGCGAAATCGCCGAATGGTTCCTCGCCGCCGGAGTGCTGGTGCTGGAAGGCTATGGACTCACCGAATCCGCCGGCGCCGGATTCATCAACCGGCCCGACAACTACAAGCTCGGCACGGTCGGCCTGCCCTTCGACGGCACGGACGTGCGGATCGGCGACAACGGGGAGATCCAGCTGCACGGTCCCTTGGTGATGACCGGATATCACCATCTGCCCGACAAGACCGAGGAGGCGATGACCAAGGACGGCTGGCTGCGCACCGGCGATCGCGGCAGCCTCGATTCCGACGGATTCCTCACCATCACCGGCCGCATCAAGGAGCTGTTCAAGACGTCCGGCGGCAAGTACGTCGCGCCGCCGGCCATCGAAGCCAAGTTCATGGCGCTCTGCCCGTACGCCAGCCAATTCATCGTCTTCGGGGAGGCGCGCAACTACTGTGTCGCGCTGATCGCACTCGACGGCGAAGCACTGACGAAATGGGCTCAAGAACAAGGGATTTCGGAGACGTCCTTCGCCGAACTCACCCGCAACGCCCAGGTCCGCGAGATGGTCGACGGCTACGTCAGCCAGTTGAACAGCGAACTCAACCGCTGGGAGACCATCAAGAAGTGGGAGCTGATCGACCACGAATTATCCGTCGACACAGGGGAACTCACTCCGTCGCTGAAGTTGAAGCGGGCGGTGGTCGAGCAGAACAACAAGAAGGTCATCGACGAGTTCTACGTCTGA
- a CDS encoding DUF4189 domain-containing protein, translating into MNGNRFFSVAAVGTAIAALFGGAVAGSPDAHAGVAAGVLYTVIAYSPITGYTGWANNASTMEEATHIALGNCQPHGSGCQVTSWAHNGCAALALGSGRWGGAWGANAGAAQANALAIVRAGRIVELHCTG; encoded by the coding sequence ATGAACGGTAACCGTTTCTTCTCGGTGGCCGCGGTCGGTACGGCGATAGCGGCTCTCTTCGGCGGCGCTGTCGCGGGTTCACCCGACGCACACGCAGGGGTGGCCGCAGGTGTTCTGTACACCGTGATCGCCTACTCCCCGATCACCGGGTACACCGGGTGGGCCAATAACGCCTCCACGATGGAGGAGGCCACCCATATCGCGCTCGGCAATTGCCAGCCGCACGGCAGCGGCTGTCAGGTGACGTCGTGGGCGCACAATGGCTGCGCTGCGCTGGCCCTGGGGTCCGGCCGCTGGGGCGGCGCCTGGGGGGCGAACGCCGGCGCTGCTCAAGCCAACGCGCTGGCCATAGTCAGAGCGGGCCGCATCGTCGAGCTGCACTGCACGGGCTGA